One Methylobacterium oryzae DNA window includes the following coding sequences:
- a CDS encoding alpha/beta fold hydrolase yields METSELTLTVAGRTVPTPCDRIGAGPDALLLPALSTISARAEMRGLAGRLGTEYRCLVPDWPGFGARPRARVPLAPATFHAFLDALLAAAPGPYALGVAAGHAAGYLVAAARRHPGAFGRLVLVAPTWRGPLPTAMPGRAHWFPRIRRVVEAPILGEALYRINISPPIIGRMMRAHVYADAARVTPAVIRDKHAITRQRNGRFGTAAFVTGGLDPVGSRDAFLALFGDGLPPTLVLRPAGAPRRSGAEMDALVAGGRVTGAAIPGALSPHEEHPDAVAAAIREG; encoded by the coding sequence ATGGAGACGTCCGAGCTGACCCTGACGGTGGCGGGCCGGACGGTGCCGACCCCCTGCGACCGGATCGGGGCGGGGCCGGACGCGCTCCTGCTCCCGGCCCTGTCGACCATCTCGGCGCGGGCCGAGATGCGCGGCCTCGCCGGCCGGCTCGGGACGGAGTACCGCTGCCTCGTCCCCGACTGGCCGGGCTTCGGTGCCCGGCCGCGGGCGCGCGTCCCCCTCGCCCCGGCGACCTTCCACGCCTTCCTGGACGCCCTGCTGGCGGCCGCGCCCGGCCCCTACGCCCTCGGCGTCGCGGCCGGCCACGCCGCCGGCTACCTCGTGGCGGCGGCGCGGCGCCACCCGGGGGCCTTCGGGCGGCTCGTCCTGGTGGCCCCGACCTGGCGGGGGCCGCTGCCCACCGCGATGCCGGGGCGGGCGCACTGGTTCCCGCGCATCCGCCGGGTCGTGGAGGCCCCGATCCTCGGCGAGGCGCTCTACCGGATCAACATCAGCCCGCCGATCATCGGCCGGATGATGCGCGCCCACGTCTACGCCGACGCGGCCCGGGTCACCCCGGCGGTGATCCGCGACAAGCACGCCATCACCCGCCAGCGCAACGGCCGCTTCGGCACCGCCGCCTTCGTCACCGGCGGCCTCGACCCGGTGGGCAGCCGCGACGCCTTCCTGGCCCTGTTCGGCGACGGCCTGCCGCCGACCCTGGTGCTGCGCCCCGCGGGCGCCCCGCGGCGCTCGGGCGCCGAGATGGACGCCCTCGTCGCCGGCGGCCGCGTGACCGGCGCCGCGATCCCCGGCGCTCTCAGCCCGCACGAGGAGCATCCGGACGCCGTGGCCGCCGCGATCCGGGAAGGCTGA
- the holA gene encoding DNA polymerase III subunit delta, with the protein MTAVKAGEIEGLIRRGPDPRIPVILVFGPDTGLVTERARKLAEDFVDDPADPFALVRIDGDALASDPGRLCDEAGTMGLFGGRRSIWVRPGTRNYAPAVEAVLGATVADARIVVEAGDLAKNNPLRTLCERSPKALAIPCYADDERTLSDLIERTLQERGLRIDRAAREVLARSLGGDRRASLMEIEKLALYAAGEGDRTVTLEHVEAVTSDVAASVLNTLIDAAFDGRRDAVERDYRRFRHEGLDPGVVLSSALRHALTLLTTRLDNPDKTPAMMVATWRGLHFKRRASIEGQLGAWPAGTLRQAVAALQEAILACRRAQPDLAHALASAALLRVAEAGARRRR; encoded by the coding sequence GTGACGGCGGTCAAGGCCGGCGAGATCGAGGGGCTGATCCGGCGCGGGCCCGATCCGCGCATCCCCGTCATCCTGGTCTTCGGGCCGGATACCGGTCTGGTGACCGAGCGGGCCCGGAAGCTCGCGGAGGATTTCGTCGACGACCCGGCCGACCCGTTCGCGCTGGTGCGGATCGACGGCGACGCCCTCGCCTCCGATCCGGGCCGGCTGTGCGACGAGGCCGGGACGATGGGCCTGTTCGGCGGCCGCCGGTCGATCTGGGTCCGGCCCGGCACCCGCAACTACGCGCCTGCCGTCGAGGCGGTGCTCGGCGCGACCGTCGCCGACGCCCGCATCGTGGTGGAGGCCGGTGACCTCGCCAAGAACAACCCGCTCCGCACCCTCTGCGAGCGCTCGCCGAAGGCGCTCGCGATTCCCTGCTACGCCGACGACGAGCGGACCCTCTCGGACCTGATCGAGCGCACCCTCCAGGAGCGCGGCCTGCGCATCGACCGCGCCGCCCGGGAGGTCCTGGCCCGCAGCCTCGGCGGCGACCGCCGGGCGAGCCTGATGGAGATCGAGAAGCTCGCCCTCTACGCCGCGGGGGAGGGGGACAGGACCGTGACCCTCGAGCACGTGGAGGCCGTCACCAGCGACGTCGCGGCGAGCGTGCTCAACACCCTGATCGACGCCGCCTTCGACGGCCGCCGCGACGCGGTGGAGCGCGACTACCGCCGCTTCCGGCACGAGGGTCTCGACCCGGGGGTGGTGCTGAGCTCGGCGCTGCGGCATGCCCTGACGCTGCTCACCACCCGCCTCGACAATCCCGACAAGACGCCCGCCATGATGGTCGCGACGTGGCGGGGCCTGCATTTCAAGCGCAGGGCCAGCATCGAGGGCCAACTCGGCGCGTGGCCGGCCGGAACGCTCCGTCAGGCCGTGGCGGCCCTGCAGGAGGCGATCCTGGCCTGCCGGCGGGCGCAGCCCGACCTGGCCCACGCGCTGGCCTCGGCGGCCCTCCTGCGGGTCGCCGAGGCGGGGGCGCGGCGGCGCCGCTGA
- the dapD gene encoding 2,3,4,5-tetrahydropyridine-2,6-dicarboxylate N-succinyltransferase, with product MSQAGKPHSDLAHSDLAQTIEAAWDDRANVSTATKGAVREAVEAALELLDSGKARVAEKSGNHDWVVNQWLKKAVLLSFRLNDMATIEGGPGGAPWWDKVASKFAGWGEAEFRAAGLRAVPGCFVRRGSYIAPGAVLMPSFVNLGAHVGEGTMVDTWVTIGSCAQVGKNCHISGGAGIAGVLEPLQANPVIIEDDCFIGARAEVAEGVIVGQGSVLSMGVYIGASTKIVDRTTGEVMYGRVPPYSVVVSGTMPGKALPDGTPGPGLYCAVIVKRVDAGTRSKTAINELLRT from the coding sequence ATGTCCCAGGCCGGCAAGCCCCATTCCGATCTCGCCCATTCCGATCTCGCCCAGACCATCGAAGCCGCCTGGGACGACCGCGCCAACGTGTCGACCGCCACCAAGGGCGCGGTGCGCGAGGCGGTCGAGGCGGCCCTGGAGCTGCTCGATTCGGGTAAGGCCCGCGTCGCCGAGAAGTCGGGCAACCACGACTGGGTGGTGAACCAGTGGCTGAAGAAGGCGGTGCTGCTCTCCTTCCGCCTCAACGACATGGCGACGATCGAGGGCGGCCCCGGCGGCGCGCCCTGGTGGGACAAGGTCGCGTCGAAATTCGCCGGCTGGGGCGAGGCCGAGTTCCGCGCCGCGGGCCTGCGCGCCGTGCCGGGCTGCTTCGTGCGCCGGGGCTCCTACATCGCTCCCGGCGCCGTGCTGATGCCGAGCTTCGTCAATCTCGGCGCCCATGTCGGCGAGGGCACGATGGTCGACACCTGGGTGACGATCGGCTCCTGCGCGCAGGTCGGGAAGAACTGCCACATCTCGGGCGGCGCCGGTATCGCCGGCGTCCTGGAGCCGCTCCAGGCCAACCCGGTGATCATCGAGGACGACTGCTTCATCGGCGCCCGCGCCGAGGTGGCGGAGGGCGTCATCGTCGGCCAGGGCAGCGTCCTGTCCATGGGCGTCTATATCGGCGCCTCCACCAAGATCGTCGACCGGACCACCGGCGAGGTCATGTACGGCCGGGTGCCGCCCTACTCGGTGGTCGTCTCGGGCACGATGCCCGGCAAGGCGCTGCCGGACGGCACGCCGGGCCCCGGCCTCTACTGCGCGGTGATCGTCAAGCGCGTCGATGCCGGCACGCGGTCCAAGACCGCCATCAACGAGCTGCTGCGCACCTGA
- a CDS encoding AEC family transporter — MLSTLLVVLPIFALIFAGWLARRVGVLGAAATTELNRFVVFLALPALLFDVTAHAHWSTIWKPGFIGAFGLSSLAIFALAVLIRGGAGRPLADAAVDGLNAGYANTGFMGFPLALVAFGPEALAPTTVAAILTVCGVFAVAIVLIETGLRREAAASGRGGGARRPVWWTVGRSLVRNPLLVAPALGALVPSAGLAVPDAVATFLKLLGGAAAPCALVALGLFLAQPRQTGGGQGRTAALLVGLKLVLHPLLAYGLGRYLFDLPPLLLHTAVLMAALPTGTGPFMLAEFYRREADLTATVVLVSTVLAVVTVSAYLAAIA; from the coding sequence ATGCTCTCGACCCTGCTGGTCGTGCTGCCGATCTTCGCGCTGATCTTCGCCGGCTGGCTGGCCCGGCGCGTCGGCGTGCTCGGGGCCGCCGCCACCACCGAACTCAACCGGTTCGTGGTCTTCCTGGCCCTGCCGGCGCTGCTGTTCGACGTGACCGCGCACGCCCACTGGAGCACCATCTGGAAGCCCGGCTTCATCGGCGCCTTCGGACTCAGCAGCCTCGCGATCTTCGCCCTCGCCGTGCTGATCCGCGGCGGGGCGGGGCGGCCGCTGGCCGACGCCGCGGTCGACGGGCTCAACGCCGGCTACGCCAATACCGGCTTCATGGGCTTCCCGCTGGCGCTCGTCGCCTTCGGGCCGGAGGCGCTCGCGCCCACCACGGTGGCGGCGATCCTCACGGTCTGCGGGGTCTTCGCGGTGGCGATCGTGCTCATCGAGACCGGTCTGCGGCGCGAGGCGGCCGCGTCGGGGAGGGGCGGCGGGGCGCGCCGGCCCGTCTGGTGGACGGTCGGCCGTTCGCTGGTGCGCAACCCGCTGCTGGTGGCACCGGCGCTGGGCGCGCTGGTGCCGAGCGCCGGCCTCGCCGTGCCGGACGCGGTGGCCACGTTCCTGAAGCTCCTCGGCGGCGCGGCGGCGCCCTGCGCTCTGGTGGCGCTCGGCCTGTTCCTGGCCCAGCCCCGCCAGACCGGGGGCGGGCAGGGGCGCACCGCCGCGCTGCTCGTCGGCCTGAAGCTGGTGCTCCACCCGCTCCTGGCCTACGGCCTCGGCCGCTACCTGTTCGACCTGCCCCCGCTCCTGCTGCACACCGCGGTGCTCATGGCCGCCCTCCCCACCGGCACCGGGCCGTTCATGCTGGCGGAGTTCTACCGGCGCGAGGCCGACCTAACCGCCACCGTGGTGCTGGTCTCGACCGTGCTGGCCGTCGTGACGGTCTCGGCCTACCTCGCGGCGATCGCCTAG
- a CDS encoding acid phosphatase, whose translation MLRTPSLPLFAPAALTLLLAFAARAEDSPRPAPSAPPATPAAPSLGADTLKPGKPAVKPYLADAAVPDAVQFLPSPPAHDAPLDKADRAAFNSTRALKGSPRWELAANDVSEGAAAVLENFACVLGTRIDQARVPAVINLLERARLDLARATRGPKVHYRRLRPFVGNEAPICVQRSQALADSFSYPSGHATQGWAYALILASLVPEKATPILARGRAYGESRIVCGVHWLSDVAAGRLTGTAVFAALMGDAAFRADLDKARAELRGALASPGTVPDQAACTREATALREPPLEF comes from the coding sequence ATGCTGCGCACGCCGTCCCTGCCCCTCTTCGCCCCGGCCGCCCTCACCCTCCTCCTGGCCTTCGCGGCCCGGGCCGAGGATTCCCCCCGCCCAGCCCCCTCGGCCCCCCCGGCAACACCGGCGGCCCCGTCCCTCGGTGCCGACACGCTGAAGCCCGGCAAGCCGGCCGTGAAGCCCTATCTGGCCGACGCGGCGGTGCCGGACGCCGTCCAGTTCCTGCCCTCCCCGCCGGCCCACGACGCGCCCCTCGACAAGGCCGACCGGGCGGCCTTCAACAGCACCCGCGCCCTCAAGGGGTCGCCGCGCTGGGAGCTGGCCGCCAACGACGTGTCCGAGGGCGCCGCCGCCGTTCTGGAGAACTTCGCCTGCGTGCTCGGCACCCGGATCGATCAGGCGCGGGTGCCGGCGGTGATCAACCTCCTGGAGCGCGCCCGTCTCGATCTTGCCCGGGCGACGCGCGGACCCAAGGTCCATTACCGGCGCCTCCGCCCGTTCGTCGGCAACGAGGCGCCGATCTGCGTGCAGCGCAGCCAGGCCCTGGCCGACAGCTTCAGCTACCCGTCGGGCCACGCCACGCAGGGCTGGGCCTACGCGCTGATCCTCGCGTCCCTGGTGCCCGAGAAGGCGACCCCAATCCTAGCCCGCGGCCGGGCCTACGGCGAGAGCCGGATCGTCTGCGGCGTGCACTGGCTCAGCGACGTGGCCGCGGGACGCCTGACCGGCACCGCGGTCTTCGCCGCCCTGATGGGCGACGCGGCCTTCCGCGCCGATCTCGACAAGGCCCGCGCCGAGCTTCGCGGCGCCCTCGCCAGTCCCGGGACGGTTCCCGATCAGGCCGCCTGCACCCGGGAGGCGACCGCCCTGCGGGAGCCCCCGCTCGAGTTCTAG
- a CDS encoding TonB-dependent siderophore receptor, which translates to MSFRSAPSGLLLATTALTTVALVPAAAAQGAAVQLDEISVEAARPAAAAPTGVGGGGNVSRGDGGGAATSGGGGGPSGVTGYVARVSPAATKTNTPLLETPQSVSVVTREQLNDRNVQDLAQAIAYTPGVSSSVFGFDPRYDAFYIRGFSATYNGIFRDGLRLNAVGLTIPRSEPYGLDAVTILRGPASGLYGLGSPGGIVDSTSKRPVFVPFGEVQFQAGNYDRFQGNFDIGGPVAGTDGTMAYRVTGVKRQSNTYLPGGDDDRTFIAPSFTWRPDSDTSFTFLSEYFESRLPGTSFFYNDPGFRVTNFYSGDPALNQYKQQQYRVGYAFEHRFSPDLIFRQNFRYYDVRADYDYTSITGLNPARTLGARTAGAYLDTLGQISLDNQLEGRFTTGPIQHTLIGGVDYAHYDYTRAFGFGAAPDLNLLTLNYGQQVIARPRYTNFQSQAQDQIGAYLQDQAKLGRFVLTLTGRHDWVFQNTSDRTAGTVADQTDRAFSGRIGLNYLLTDFLVPYASYATTFTPQVGVDVNGNPFKAATGDQIEAGVKAAIPNTNITTSFSGFDIVQSSLLRQDPNNIANQVATGSVESKGFEAELTANFAPGTNLTLSYTHLNLRYLRQTSLVTGRPIDGNALSGIPGDSFTAFGTYQFAPGSPLAGLQLGGGIRYAGTSFADDENTVRNPTVTLFDALVAYDFAALDPKYRGFRAQINASNIFDRSYTTCQAGFCYRGAPATVIGSLIYRW; encoded by the coding sequence ATGTCGTTTCGTTCCGCTCCGTCCGGTCTGCTCCTCGCCACCACCGCACTGACCACCGTCGCCCTGGTCCCGGCGGCCGCCGCGCAGGGCGCCGCCGTCCAGCTCGACGAGATCTCCGTGGAGGCCGCCCGCCCGGCCGCCGCGGCCCCGACGGGCGTCGGCGGCGGCGGCAATGTCAGCCGCGGCGACGGCGGCGGCGCGGCCACCAGCGGCGGCGGCGGCGGCCCCTCCGGCGTCACCGGCTACGTGGCGCGCGTGAGCCCCGCGGCGACCAAGACCAACACGCCCCTGCTCGAGACCCCGCAATCGGTCTCGGTGGTCACCCGGGAGCAGCTCAACGACCGCAACGTGCAGGATCTGGCCCAGGCGATCGCCTACACGCCGGGCGTGTCGAGCAGCGTGTTCGGCTTCGATCCCCGCTACGATGCCTTCTACATCCGCGGCTTCAGCGCGACCTACAACGGCATCTTCCGCGACGGCCTGCGCCTCAATGCCGTCGGCCTGACGATCCCGCGCAGCGAGCCCTACGGGCTGGACGCGGTCACCATCCTGAGGGGGCCGGCCTCGGGCCTCTACGGTCTCGGCTCGCCCGGCGGCATCGTCGACTCGACCTCGAAGCGCCCGGTCTTCGTACCCTTCGGAGAGGTGCAGTTTCAGGCCGGCAACTACGACCGCTTCCAGGGCAATTTCGACATCGGCGGCCCGGTGGCGGGCACCGACGGGACGATGGCCTACCGCGTGACCGGCGTGAAGCGCCAGTCCAACACCTACCTGCCCGGCGGAGACGACGACCGCACCTTCATCGCCCCGTCCTTCACGTGGCGCCCGGATTCCGACACCAGCTTCACCTTCCTCAGCGAGTATTTCGAGTCGCGCCTGCCGGGAACGTCCTTCTTCTACAACGATCCGGGCTTCCGGGTGACCAATTTCTACTCCGGCGATCCGGCGCTCAACCAGTACAAGCAGCAGCAGTATCGCGTCGGCTACGCCTTCGAGCACAGGTTCTCGCCGGATCTGATCTTCCGTCAGAACTTTCGCTACTACGACGTTCGCGCGGATTACGATTACACCTCGATCACGGGGCTGAACCCGGCCCGGACCCTGGGCGCGCGGACGGCCGGCGCCTACCTGGACACGCTGGGCCAGATCTCCCTCGACAACCAGCTCGAGGGCCGCTTCACCACCGGTCCGATCCAGCACACCCTGATCGGCGGGGTCGATTACGCCCATTACGACTACACGCGCGCCTTCGGTTTCGGGGCCGCGCCGGACCTCAACCTCCTGACCCTGAACTACGGCCAGCAGGTGATCGCCCGGCCGCGCTACACGAACTTCCAGAGTCAGGCGCAGGATCAGATCGGCGCCTACTTGCAGGATCAGGCCAAGCTCGGGCGCTTCGTGCTGACCCTCACCGGCCGGCACGACTGGGTCTTCCAGAACACGAGCGACCGGACGGCCGGCACGGTCGCCGACCAGACCGATCGGGCCTTCTCGGGCCGCATCGGCCTGAATTACCTGCTCACCGACTTCCTGGTGCCCTACGCCAGCTACGCCACGACCTTCACGCCGCAGGTCGGCGTCGACGTGAACGGGAACCCGTTCAAGGCCGCGACCGGCGACCAGATCGAGGCCGGCGTGAAGGCAGCCATCCCGAACACCAACATCACGACGTCGTTCTCAGGGTTCGACATCGTGCAATCGTCGCTCCTGCGGCAGGATCCGAACAACATCGCCAATCAGGTCGCGACCGGGTCGGTCGAGTCGAAAGGGTTCGAGGCCGAGCTGACGGCGAACTTCGCGCCGGGAACCAACCTGACGCTGTCCTACACCCACCTCAACCTTCGCTATCTGCGCCAGACCTCCCTGGTCACCGGGCGGCCGATCGACGGCAACGCCCTCTCGGGGATCCCGGGCGACAGCTTCACCGCCTTCGGGACCTATCAGTTCGCGCCCGGCTCGCCGCTGGCCGGCCTGCAACTGGGCGGCGGCATCCGCTACGCCGGGACGAGCTTCGCCGACGACGAGAACACCGTCCGCAATCCGACCGTGACCCTGTTCGACGCGCTGGTCGCCTACGATTTCGCGGCCCTCGACCCGAAGTACAGGGGCTTCCGCGCGCAGATCAACGCGTCCAACATCTTCGACCGCAGCTACACGACCTGCCAGGCCGGGTTCTGCTACCGCGGCGCGCCCGCGACGGTCATCGGCAGCCTGATCTACCGCTGGTAA
- the lptE gene encoding LPS assembly lipoprotein LptE — MVGSGVSIAGRIARLACATGLALSLSACFRPLYGPTASGESVQALLASVQVDDVAMAQGQERLGHYLRSELVFDLDGSGHPATKRYRLKLSGSEIVQTPIVSSTTGRAEAGTLVANIKYSLEDMGGTKVYTEGVATSTATYDRSVQRFASQRAARDAEIRLASVLSDQIKSRLAAVLSTKP, encoded by the coding sequence ATGGTGGGTTCGGGAGTTTCCATCGCGGGGCGGATCGCCCGCCTCGCCTGCGCGACCGGCCTGGCGCTGAGCCTCTCGGCCTGCTTCCGGCCGCTCTACGGGCCGACCGCCTCGGGGGAATCCGTCCAGGCCCTGCTCGCCTCGGTCCAGGTCGACGACGTCGCGATGGCCCAGGGCCAGGAGCGCCTCGGCCACTACCTGCGCAGCGAGCTGGTCTTCGACCTCGACGGGTCCGGCCACCCGGCGACCAAGCGCTACCGGCTGAAGCTCTCGGGCTCCGAGATCGTGCAGACCCCGATCGTCTCCTCCACCACCGGCCGCGCCGAGGCCGGCACCCTGGTGGCCAACATCAAGTACAGCCTCGAGGATATGGGCGGCACCAAGGTCTATACCGAGGGCGTCGCCACCTCGACCGCGACCTACGACCGCTCGGTGCAGCGCTTCGCCAGCCAGCGGGCGGCGCGGGACGCCGAGATCCGTCTGGCCAGCGTGCTGTCCGACCAGATCAAGAGCCGCCTCGCCGCCGTCCTCTCGACGAAGCCGTAA